A genomic segment from Spinacia oleracea cultivar Varoflay chromosome 3, BTI_SOV_V1, whole genome shotgun sequence encodes:
- the LOC110788633 gene encoding uncharacterized protein, which translates to MNTNEKLEEGYSTQRPPMFSGKYYSYWRNRMEIFIKAENYQVWRVIEVGDFQVTKLNTSGETVPKPIAEFDKVDYEKLELNAMAVKILHCGLGPNEHNRVMGCKNAKQIWDLLQVTHEGTNEVKRSKIDLLMHQYELFTMKPSETIQDMITRFTNIINELNSLGKIITPEEQVRKVLRSLPQDPWMAKVTALQETKDFTKFNLEQLAGSLLTHELQLNARPSENTKNRALALKTENDENSEEDEETTLFARRFRRMFRNYKDGDHRGKPNRKFSKTDTGCHKCGNLEHRIRECPLWDQERGKGKETAKDKYKDNRNSFSKTEVRKAMIAAWGDTSSDEEQEQPNGETAHLCLVAEHEEDGSDSEDESLSKLELFDLLSCLTSDYEDLLKEKLDSDKKHQTTIKELTEELEWTKNTNIDIENRFFSLFDQNLHIKEICEALRNENSWLKKELIDLEVAKTKTLYKSELERTQLELVKIHQEKTNLEDELARKTRHRIEGTPKWIEEARTKRTKGLGFNHKKRHPRKTRVDLYSDIVCSFVV; encoded by the coding sequence ATGAACACTAATGAGAAACTAGAAGAGGGATACTCAACACAACGACCTCCAATGTTTAGTGGCAAGTACTATTCGTATTGGAgaaacaggatggagatctTCATTAAGGCTGAGAACTATCAAGTATGGAGAGTTATTGAAGTAGGAGACTTCCAAGTCACTAAGCTAAATACCTCTGGAGAAACTGTTCCTAAGCCGATTGCTGAATTTGACAAAGTCGACTATGAAAAGCTTGAActtaatgccatggctgtcaaaattctGCACTGTGGACTAGGTCCAAACGAGCACAATAGAGTAATGGGCTGCAAGAATGCGAAGCAGATTTGGGATCTGCTCCAGGTCactcatgaaggaacaaacGAAGTCAAAAGATCAAAGATTGATCTCTTAATGCACCAGTATGAGCTGTTCACCATGAAGCCCTCTGAAACAATTCAAGACATGATCACTCGCTTCACGAACATCATCAATGAACTGAACTCTCTTGGAAAAATCATAACTCCTGAGGAACAAGTTAGGAAGGTTCTAAGAAGTCTTCCCCAAGATCCCTGGATGGCCAAGGTTACGGCTCTTCAGGAAACCAAAGACTTCACCAAATTTAACCTGGAACAACTGGCTGGATCTCTCTTAACTCATGAACTGCAATTGAATGCACGACCTTCAGAGAATACCAAAAATAGGGCCCTTGCtctaaaaactgaaaatgatGAAAACTCTGAAGAAGATGAGGAGACAACTCTATTTGCTAGGAGATTCAGAAGAATGTTTAGGAACTATAAAGATGGAGATCACAGAGGCAAACCAAATCGAAAATTCTCCAAAACCGATACTGGATGCCATAAGTGTGGAAACTTGGAACATCGCATTAGGGAATGTCCTCTCTGGGATCAAGAAcgaggaaaaggaaaggaaacagCCAAAGACAAATATAAAGATAACAGGAATTCATTCTCCAAAACTGAGGTAAGAAAAGCCATGATTGCTGCATGGGGAGACACTTCTTCAGATGAGGAACAGGAACAACCCAACGGAGAAACAGCTCACCTGTGCCTTGTAGCTGAACACGAAGAAGATGGATCAGACTCAGAAGATGAATCTCTTTCTAAATTAGAACTGTTTGACTTGCTTTCCTGTCTCACGAGTGACTATGAGGATCTCCtaaaagaaaagctagattcTGATAAGAAACACCAGACCACCATAAAGGAACTCACTGAGGAGCTAGAATGGACTAAAAATACAAACATAGATATAGAAAATCGTTTCTTCAGTCTCTTTGATCAGAACCTCCACATAAAAGAAATCTGTGAAGCCTTGCGAAATGAGAACTCCTGGCTAAAGAAAGAATTGATTGACCTAGAAGTAGCCAAGACTAAAACCCTTTATAAAAGTGAACTAGAAAGAACTCAACTGGAACTAGTCAAGATTCACCAAGAAAAGACCAACCTAGAAGATGAATTGGCTAGAAAGACTAGACACAGAATAGAAGGAACACCTAAATGGATAGAAGAAGCTAGAACCAAACGCACAAAAGGGTTAGGTTTCAATCATAAGAAACGTCACCCTAGAAAGACCAGAGTAGATCTCTACAGTGACATAGTATGCTCCTTTGTGGTCTAA